From one Lolium rigidum isolate FL_2022 chromosome 4, APGP_CSIRO_Lrig_0.1, whole genome shotgun sequence genomic stretch:
- the LOC124648790 gene encoding uncharacterized protein LOC124648790 produces MENKGAGYGASLPDEMIIEVLQWLPVKSVLRFQAICRSWAALLSSDEFRDLHMAARRAPPKMLYIAPTARYESTAVYSCPFSPPSSSSSSSTRGSLLFTIDGARGNYVEVVSPAPCRGLILLYDAIAAAYYISNPATRAATLLPPSSNLASRSTTGLGFDVRTKEYKVVRLIIGLCHHKVPVRCEVYTPGGRYGDCWRPVAGGVPSSLHQFVASAVMNASLNKLPPVFANGFLHWLMDPTPSGVAVISFSITEETFTCISSPPFWVPGACPSTSRWSSGEHLVEMDNRLCIVRDLRDTVGHGSSSLEIWQLLDNSSGYWSLNLRINLSEQLARDLCQPQIVRVIGSLGDCRSSRKKIIIATSTSKHKIHSMYEKKVHVYDPWSEAVETILSITETHSSPKYERPSSRFSLFEDTLAPVHKTDEEIASSSTQAKATKEILLRLPAKAAIHCKLVCKQWLGLIENQNFIDAYFRYKNTDRRIKVMLVGKGTGRSGFSFAPLNIFLRETRSNSTLLDNKVVCSKPCHGMNLVSAATRDYLCNPCTGFHRCYSSQESSLDLTSEEHVFTVGSKNIGLTFDPLTREHVVVEIFYNWKDFKSRQYDLTCTLRWCRSWNPARLNSAPPLPVNDMPPAYLDGMLYWMSEPRLGQNCEWAVISFDIVTRMFDVIPCPSWFATCHSRNLCSAFVVELAGLLCAVLADPVANSLDVWKLEHGQWDRAYTIHLKACPDYSVGAYVVVPLAFEPDGGRILLSTGRKIGLYDPVGQSIQSLYSLDQVSVATSKPHLNSIDTPSTSSGNSSTCSKDLQGEVINIMDTSIIPFVPMLYEESLACYSRVAKLNFLW; encoded by the coding sequence atggAAAACAAGGGGGCTGGTTACGGGGCGTCGCTTCCCGACGAGATGATCATAGAGGTGCTTCAGTGGCTCCCTGTCAAGTCCGTCCTCCGCTTCCAGGCCATTTGCCGCTCCTGGGCGGCGCTGCTCTCCTCGGACGAATTCCGAGATCTCCACATGGCAGCAAGGCGAGCACCGCCGAAGATGCTCTACATCGCACCTACCGCCAGATATGAATCCACCGCGGTGTACTCGTGCCCCTTCTCgccgccatcatcatcatcatcatcgtcaaccAGGGGGAGCCTACTCTTCACCATCGACGGTGCCCGTGGCAACTATGTGGAAGTGGTGTCGCCCGCACCGTGCCGCGGCCTCATCCTTTTGTACGATGCTATTGCCGCAGCTTACTACATCTCCAATCCGGCCACACGGGCAGCCACGCTTCTGCCACCTTCATCTAACCTAGCATCCAGGTCCACTACCGGGCTGGGGTTCGATGTCCGCACAAAGGAGTACAAGGTGGTGAGGTTGATCATTGGGCTGTGCCATCACAAGGTTCCGGTCAGGTGTGAGGTGTACACGCCTGGAGGTCGCTATGGTGATTGCTGGAGACCGGTTGCCGGAGGAGTGCCCTCAAGCTTGCACCAGTTTGTAGCTTCTGCTGTTATGAATGCATCACTGAACAAGCTACCACCTGTGTTTGCAAACGGTTTCCTGCACTGGTTGATGGATCCTACACCATCAGGAGTTGCTGTCATATCCTTTTCGATCACAGAGGAAACATTCACATGCATCTCGTCACCGCCCTTCTGGGTACCAGGAGCATGCCCGTCCACCAGCCGTTGGTCATCGGGAGAGCACCTTGTGGAGATGGATAACCGTCTGTGTATCGTCAGAGACCTTCGCGACACAGTCGGTCATGGCAGTAGCTCTTTGGAGATTTGGCAGCTGCTAGACAATAGCTCTGGTTACTGGTCACTGAATCTTCGAATCAATTTGTCCGAACAGCTGGCAAGAGATTTATGTCAGCCACAGATTGTCAGAGTTATTGGTTCTCTTGGCGATTGCAGGTCATCAAGGAAGAAAATAATCATCGCCACTAGTACTAGCAAGCATAAGATTCACAGCATGTATGAGAAAAAGGTTCACGTCTATGACCCTTGGTCTGAAGCTGTGGAGACCATTCTTTCAATCACGGAGACACACTCATCTCCTAAATATGAGCGACCTAGTTCAAGATTCAGTTTATTTGAAGACACCCTTGCTCCAGTGCATAAAACAGATGAAGAGATAGCCTCGTCATCCACCCAGGCTAAGGCGACCAAAGAGATTCTACTCCGTCTGCCAGCTAAAGCAGCAATACACTGCAAACTGGTCTGCAAGCAGTGGCTCGGATTAATTGAGAATCAAAACTTTATCGATGCATATTTTAGATATAAGAACACCGATAGAAGGATAAAGGTCATGCTTGTCGGCAAGGGCACTGGCCGATCGGGCTTCAGTTTTGCTCCCCTGAATATATTTCTCCGAGAAACTCGTAGCAACAGTACCTTGCTTGATAATAAGGTGGTTTGCTCTAAGCCTTGCCATGGTATGAACCTGGTAAGCGCCGCGACAAGGGACTATCTCTGCAACCCATGCACAGGTTTTCACAGGTGCTACTCTAGCCAGGAGTCGAGTTTAGACTTAACCTCAGAAGAGCATGTTTTCACTGTCGGCAGCAAGAATATTGGTTTGACTTTTGACCCTTTGACTCGTGAACATGTTGTGGTGGAAATCTTCTATAACTGGAAGGACTTCAAATCTCGTCAATATGACTTGACATGCACTTTACGGTGGTGTCGCTCTTGGAATCCTGCCCGTCTGAACTCAGCACCTCCTCTGCCTGTGAATGATATGCCACCTGCCTATCTTGATGGAATGCTGTACTGGATGAGTGAACCAAGGTTGGGTCAGAACTGTGAATGGGCCGTTATCTCTTTCGACATCGTTACGAGAATGTTCGATGTTATACCTTGCCCCTCATGGTTTGCGACATGTCATAGCAGAAACCTTTGTAGTGCATTTGTGGTTGAGCTCGCAGGATTATTATGTGCTGTTCTAGCAGATCCAGTAGCAAACAGTCTAGATGTATGGAAGCTAGAGCACGGCCAATGGGACAGAGCATACACAATTCACTTGAAAGCATGCCCTGACTATTCTGTTGGGGCATATGTTGTGGTGCCATTAGCTTTTGAGCCCGATGGTGGGAGGATCCTGCTCAGCACTGGGAGGAAAATTGGTCTATATGATCCAGTAGGGCAATCAATTCAAAGTTTGTATTCACTTGATCAGGTGTCAGTTGCCACAAGTAAACCCCACCTTAACTCAATTGATACGCCTTCAACTTCATCAGGGAATAGTTCGACATGCTCTAAAGACCTGCAAGGGGAAGTGATAAATATAATGGATACTAGTATTATCCCTTTCGTTCCCATGCTATATGAGGAGAGTTTGGCCTGTTACTCCCGTGTGGCCAAATTGAATTTCTTGTGGTGA